From Streptomyces zhihengii, the proteins below share one genomic window:
- a CDS encoding glycosyltransferase family 2 protein: MLISIVVPCFNEEEIIGRFHAHVTAELDLLGQEFELVYVDDGSQDRTLDLLQEIAGADSRTRYVSFSRNFGKEAAMLAGLQHADGDAVVIMDADLQHPPELVRRMLALHEDGFDQVIAKRTRKGDRVTRTVTARAYYWLINRLVDVELVDGVGDFRLLSRRTVDAILELTEYNRFSKGIFAWVGFRTTTFEYENAVREQGRSKWSFGKLLNYGLDGLLSFNDKPLRAAIYLGMLLLGVAMVYASWIVGVAMVNGVDTPGYVTLLVAVIALAGVQMLMLGVVGEYVGRIYYEVKRRPHFLVKATNAGLPRRDDDRNRRAGELVGR, encoded by the coding sequence GTGCTGATCTCGATAGTGGTCCCCTGTTTCAACGAAGAGGAGATCATCGGCCGCTTCCACGCCCATGTGACCGCCGAACTCGACCTGCTCGGGCAGGAATTCGAGCTGGTCTACGTGGACGACGGAAGCCAGGACCGGACACTCGACCTCCTCCAGGAGATCGCCGGCGCCGACTCCCGTACGCGATACGTCTCCTTCAGCCGCAACTTCGGCAAGGAGGCGGCGATGCTCGCCGGCCTCCAGCACGCCGACGGCGACGCGGTGGTCATCATGGACGCCGACCTCCAGCACCCGCCGGAGCTGGTCCGCCGGATGCTGGCGCTGCACGAGGACGGATTCGACCAGGTCATCGCCAAGCGCACCCGCAAGGGCGACCGGGTCACCCGCACCGTCACCGCGCGCGCCTACTACTGGCTGATCAACCGGCTGGTCGACGTCGAGCTGGTGGACGGCGTCGGCGATTTCCGGCTGCTGTCGCGGCGGACGGTCGACGCGATCCTGGAGCTGACCGAGTACAACCGCTTCTCGAAGGGCATTTTCGCCTGGGTCGGATTCCGTACGACGACGTTCGAGTACGAGAATGCGGTGCGTGAGCAGGGGCGCTCCAAATGGAGCTTCGGGAAACTGCTCAACTACGGCCTGGACGGCCTTCTGTCGTTCAACGACAAACCGCTGCGCGCCGCGATCTATCTGGGAATGCTGCTGCTCGGCGTGGCCATGGTGTACGCGTCCTGGATCGTCGGTGTCGCCATGGTGAACGGCGTGGACACCCCCGGGTATGTCACCCTGCTGGTGGCGGTCATCGCGCTCGCCGGTGTGCAGATGCTGATGCTGGGGGTGGTCGGCGAGTACGTCGGGCGCATCTACTACGAGGTGAAGCGCAGACCGCACTTCCTGGTGAAGGCGACCAACGCCGGCCTTCCCCGGCGGGACGACGACCGCAACAGGCGTGCGGGGGAACTGGTAGGCCGATGA
- a CDS encoding N-6 DNA methylase: MQENAAEVTAAQIARLAGVGRAAVSNWRRRHADFPKPVGGTETSPSFALPDVERWLRDQGKLAEVPLRERVWQQFAAHPGGGVTALVQAGGVLLLVHDRPAAWLEAAAVSDRRLAEVLPGALDEVLTARFGARGVVGVPDAAELADAVPLLRGIAELAAEIGARQAFEFLLGRQLDANPRQYSLTPPGLAELMAALVPDGGTVLDPAAGTGALLRAVRRPGRLLAQDADPGLAALTALRLALHTGATVRAEAGDALRADAYGDLAADAVLCHPPFNERNWGHDELAYDPRWEYGFPARTESELAWVQHALARLRPGGTAVLLMPPAAASRRSGRRIRAGLLRRGALRAVVALPAGAAPPYGIPLHLWVLRRPAVTDRPASGLLVVDTAAGQAGAEPAAAGRDRLDWGALRTAVLDAWGPFDRHGTVEENPGVSRAVPVVELLDDDVDLAPARHLPPPAAGGADELARVRERLTRTLGRTTDLTPSPARPAPAAAPAAWPSTTVGELARAQDLVLRAGGAGAARAESSPAVLTEQDVLAGRGATGTLPEGPDEEAVLIERGDIVVPVLGSGTVVRVACDALAGAALGRNLQLLRPDPAALDAWFLAGFLRGSANQRQASSYASTATRLDVRRIQLPRLPLADQRRYGERFRALAEFEDALRLAGRLGEQLVQGLYDGLTDGSVLPE; this comes from the coding sequence GTGCAGGAGAACGCGGCGGAGGTGACCGCCGCCCAGATCGCCAGACTCGCCGGTGTCGGACGTGCGGCGGTGAGCAACTGGCGCCGCAGGCATGCCGACTTCCCCAAGCCCGTCGGCGGCACGGAGACCAGCCCCTCGTTCGCCCTGCCGGACGTCGAGCGGTGGCTGCGCGACCAGGGCAAGCTCGCCGAGGTCCCGCTGCGGGAGCGGGTCTGGCAGCAGTTCGCCGCCCACCCCGGCGGCGGCGTCACCGCCCTCGTCCAGGCCGGCGGCGTCCTGCTCCTCGTCCACGACCGGCCCGCCGCCTGGCTGGAGGCGGCCGCCGTCTCCGACCGGCGGCTCGCCGAGGTGCTGCCCGGCGCGCTCGACGAGGTGCTCACCGCGCGGTTCGGCGCCCGGGGCGTCGTCGGCGTACCGGACGCCGCCGAACTCGCGGACGCCGTACCGCTGTTGCGCGGCATCGCGGAACTCGCCGCCGAGATCGGGGCCCGCCAGGCGTTCGAGTTCCTGCTGGGCCGTCAACTCGACGCCAACCCGCGCCAGTACTCCCTCACCCCGCCCGGCCTCGCCGAGCTGATGGCCGCCCTCGTCCCGGACGGCGGGACCGTGCTCGACCCGGCCGCCGGCACCGGCGCGCTGCTGCGGGCCGTCCGCCGCCCCGGCCGCCTGCTCGCCCAGGACGCCGACCCCGGCCTCGCGGCGCTCACCGCCCTGCGCCTCGCCCTGCACACCGGCGCCACCGTGCGCGCCGAGGCCGGCGACGCCCTGCGGGCGGATGCCTACGGCGACCTCGCCGCCGACGCGGTGCTCTGCCACCCGCCGTTCAACGAGCGCAACTGGGGCCACGACGAACTCGCCTACGACCCCCGCTGGGAGTACGGCTTCCCGGCCCGCACCGAATCCGAGCTCGCCTGGGTCCAGCACGCCCTCGCCCGGCTGCGGCCCGGCGGCACGGCCGTGCTGCTGATGCCGCCCGCCGCCGCGTCCCGCCGCTCCGGCCGCCGGATCAGGGCCGGGCTGCTGCGCCGCGGCGCGCTGCGTGCCGTCGTCGCCCTCCCGGCCGGAGCCGCGCCGCCCTACGGCATCCCGCTGCACCTGTGGGTGCTGCGCCGGCCCGCCGTCACCGACCGGCCCGCGTCCGGACTGCTCGTCGTCGACACCGCCGCCGGCCAGGCCGGTGCGGAGCCGGCCGCCGCGGGCCGCGACCGCCTCGACTGGGGGGCGCTGCGCACCGCCGTGCTCGACGCCTGGGGGCCGTTCGACCGGCACGGCACGGTCGAGGAGAACCCCGGCGTCAGCCGCGCCGTCCCCGTCGTCGAACTCCTCGACGACGACGTGGACCTCGCCCCCGCCCGCCATCTGCCGCCGCCCGCCGCCGGCGGGGCCGACGAACTCGCCCGCGTCCGCGAGCGGCTCACCCGCACCCTCGGCCGCACCACCGACCTCACCCCGAGCCCGGCCCGCCCCGCGCCGGCCGCCGCACCCGCCGCCTGGCCCTCCACCACCGTCGGCGAACTCGCCCGCGCCCAGGACCTCGTCCTGCGCGCCGGCGGCGCCGGCGCCGCCCGTGCCGAATCGTCCCCCGCCGTGCTGACCGAGCAGGACGTGCTCGCCGGCCGGGGCGCCACCGGCACCCTGCCCGAAGGCCCCGACGAGGAGGCCGTGCTCATCGAGCGGGGCGACATCGTCGTGCCCGTCCTCGGCAGCGGCACCGTCGTCCGGGTGGCCTGCGACGCGCTCGCGGGCGCCGCGCTCGGCCGCAACCTCCAGCTGCTGCGCCCCGATCCGGCCGCGCTCGACGCCTGGTTCCTCGCCGGGTTCCTGCGCGGCAGCGCCAACCAGCGGCAGGCCAGCAGCTACGCGTCGACGGCCACCCGCCTCGACGTCCGCCGGATCCAGCTCCCCCGGCTGCCGCTGGCCGACCAGCGCCGCTACGGCGAACGCTTCCGCGCCCTCGCCGAGTTCGAGGACGCGCTCCGCCTCGCCGGCCGCCTCGGCGAACAGCTCGTGCAGGGCCTCTACGACGGCCTCACCGACGGGAGCGTCCTGCCGGAGTGA
- a CDS encoding HNH endonuclease family protein translates to MKRHVTSGAVLTAVALLAGCDVTGVGAPGGAGGESAPPARGGSSSAVSPLANPEGTGRGLAAVTAGADREKARALVERLTVKGRGPRTGYERDAFGHAWLDTADGVALARNGCDTRNDLLKLHGSEVEFRSGSDCVVVSMVLHDPYTGKDIAWKKAKAAEVQIDHVVPLSYAWQLGAARWDDAKRRRLANDPLNLLPVQGRANSAKRDSGPASWLPPDKGVRCAYAVRFAQVALKYEMAVTAPDKRTMLAQCGG, encoded by the coding sequence GTGAAGCGACATGTGACGTCCGGGGCCGTGCTGACGGCCGTCGCCCTGCTCGCCGGCTGCGACGTCACGGGCGTCGGCGCGCCCGGCGGGGCCGGCGGGGAATCTGCGCCGCCCGCGCGGGGCGGTTCCTCGTCCGCCGTGAGCCCGCTGGCGAACCCGGAGGGCACCGGCCGGGGGCTGGCGGCGGTGACGGCCGGCGCGGACCGGGAGAAGGCGCGGGCCCTCGTGGAGCGCCTGACGGTCAAGGGCCGCGGCCCGCGCACCGGTTACGAGCGGGACGCCTTCGGGCACGCCTGGCTGGACACGGCGGACGGGGTCGCCCTGGCCAGGAACGGCTGCGACACCCGCAACGATCTGCTGAAACTCCACGGCAGCGAGGTGGAGTTCCGCTCCGGTTCGGACTGCGTGGTCGTCTCGATGGTGCTGCACGACCCGTACACCGGCAAGGACATCGCCTGGAAGAAGGCGAAGGCCGCCGAGGTGCAGATAGACCACGTCGTCCCGCTGTCGTACGCCTGGCAGCTCGGCGCCGCCCGCTGGGACGACGCCAAGCGGCGGCGGCTGGCGAACGACCCGCTGAACCTGCTGCCGGTCCAGGGCCGGGCCAACTCCGCCAAGCGGGACTCCGGCCCCGCCTCCTGGCTGCCGCCCGACAAGGGGGTGCGGTGCGCCTACGCGGTGCGCTTCGCGCAGGTGGCCCTGAAGTACGAGATGGCGGTCACCGCCCCGGACAAGCGGACCATGCTGGCGCAGTGCGGCGGGTAG
- a CDS encoding DUF4190 domain-containing protein: MSQPTQSQFGAPYPGGPEGFVPQAQPRNGLGTAGLVLGIIGLVVAVIPLLFWLGGFLGLLALIFGLVGLGRAKRAQATNKGIALAGTILGGVAIAAGIAMGVVTVLAVDKAVDEINKSVESVATEDAKNQEPADAATDAAADTGEEPIAEGEILAGGDAVIYDDKLTVTVSEPKAYTPSEFAIGHTKGNKAYQVTVVIENAGKEKFDSTLVTADARAGEDGVEAEQIFDDKVGSGFDGNIAPGKKVTVTYAFDAPAAAKTLTVEVSPGIMHDATQWELKL; encoded by the coding sequence ATGTCTCAGCCCACGCAGTCGCAGTTCGGAGCGCCCTACCCGGGCGGACCGGAGGGCTTCGTGCCCCAGGCGCAGCCGCGCAACGGTCTCGGCACCGCCGGTCTGGTGCTCGGCATCATCGGCCTGGTCGTCGCGGTCATCCCGCTGCTCTTCTGGCTCGGCGGCTTCCTGGGCCTGCTGGCCCTGATCTTCGGCCTGGTGGGCCTCGGCCGCGCCAAGCGCGCCCAGGCCACCAACAAGGGCATCGCGCTCGCCGGCACCATCCTCGGCGGCGTCGCCATCGCCGCGGGCATCGCGATGGGCGTCGTGACCGTCCTCGCCGTCGACAAGGCCGTCGACGAGATCAACAAGTCCGTGGAGAGCGTGGCCACGGAGGACGCCAAGAACCAGGAGCCCGCCGACGCCGCGACCGACGCGGCCGCGGACACCGGCGAGGAGCCGATCGCGGAGGGCGAGATCCTCGCCGGCGGCGACGCGGTGATCTACGACGACAAGCTGACCGTGACGGTCTCCGAGCCGAAGGCCTACACGCCCAGCGAGTTCGCCATCGGCCACACCAAGGGCAACAAGGCGTACCAGGTCACGGTCGTCATCGAGAACGCCGGCAAGGAGAAGTTCGACTCCACGCTGGTGACCGCCGACGCCCGCGCCGGCGAGGACGGTGTCGAGGCCGAGCAGATCTTCGACGACAAGGTCGGCAGCGGCTTCGACGGCAACATCGCCCCCGGCAAGAAGGTCACCGTGACGTACGCCTTCGACGCCCCGGCCGCCGCGAAGACGCTGACCGTCGAGGTCTCCCCCGGCATCATGCACGACGCCACCCAGTGGGAGCTCAAGCTCTGA
- a CDS encoding N-acetyltransferase → MESDLTITTLAERPGLKDALWRMLDTWDEFVAQDPVGWANIGRIVAELPEYVLVATAPGGEVVARAFSVPLALDTDGRRELPDRGWDQVMLWAFSDLRHGRTPDTVSAVEITVATGRQGQGISALMLAAMRDNAARLGFREVIAPVRPSAKAAEPHTPIHEYARRTRESDGLPYDPWLRVHVRAGGVVEKVAPASMTVSGSTEEWRRWTGLPFEESGETVVPGALVPVRVEAERGYAVYVEPNVWVRHRL, encoded by the coding sequence ATGGAATCGGACCTCACCATCACCACCCTCGCCGAACGCCCCGGGCTGAAGGACGCCCTGTGGCGGATGCTCGACACCTGGGACGAGTTCGTCGCCCAGGACCCGGTCGGCTGGGCCAACATCGGCCGGATCGTCGCCGAGCTCCCCGAGTACGTCCTCGTGGCCACCGCACCCGGCGGTGAGGTGGTGGCACGGGCGTTCAGCGTCCCGCTGGCCCTGGACACCGACGGGCGGCGGGAGCTGCCGGACCGCGGCTGGGACCAGGTGATGCTCTGGGCCTTCTCCGACCTGCGCCACGGCCGCACCCCGGACACCGTGAGCGCCGTCGAGATCACGGTGGCCACCGGCCGCCAGGGGCAGGGCATATCGGCGCTGATGCTGGCGGCGATGCGGGACAACGCGGCGCGGCTCGGGTTCCGTGAGGTGATCGCCCCGGTGCGGCCGAGCGCCAAGGCGGCGGAGCCGCACACCCCGATCCACGAGTACGCCCGCCGCACCCGGGAGTCGGACGGCCTGCCGTACGACCCGTGGCTGCGGGTCCACGTCCGTGCGGGCGGTGTGGTGGAGAAGGTGGCGCCGGCGTCGATGACGGTGAGCGGGTCGACCGAGGAGTGGCGGCGGTGGACCGGCCTGCCCTTCGAGGAGAGCGGCGAGACCGTGGTGCCGGGCGCGCTGGTGCCGGTGCGGGTCGAGGCCGAACGCGGGTACGCGGTGTACGTCGAGCCCAATGTGTGGGTGCGTCACCGCCTCTGA
- a CDS encoding YfhO family protein: MWNLSSARGRAAAFAALITVGAVTAGDLAARTFPFGPHTRSVNDLGNQFVPFHARLWDLLHGRADGGVLLDWQSGYGSNALTDLGTYLTSPFSLLVGLFPRDEIDLAVYVVTLVKTAVAAAAMAWLLTALHRGGGRRWMAGVLGASYALCGWSVTEASYNPMWLDGLIAFPLLCLAAEWARTGRRPLLGPVLVALAWTANFYTAYMATLGAALVLATRLLLDGTGGRERIGALLRATRTVLLGVGLAAPVLVPVFLGSTHAYPGWTKEFAPAPWTDVFARTLPATYSFFSPAVFVGGATLLLAFALAFHRAAPRRERMVWTVLTAAVALSLQWGPTHLLWHAFATPNGSPYRQTFVLAGLAVITAWTCVARGWPDRRALAGGTAAVLALALGATGSQLAGRDAYLLFAAGLAAVVAGLLLAARGRALVVAAVLLTGAVAGQAAATTAYADRERPLRLDHYPQWGAGHDARAAAVAAADGWPAHRTDPGRTQLTANDALLLGGQGGAYYSSHTADVWTRTLSALGGGWTSRGRSLQSLDNPVTDAVFSVGARLRTAPGGQPLTVRREVPPLVTVRPAGGEPVYGDSPFRNQELLLGARVYEPAVDGVCRAGTEVFLWAPQWTGTARLGDNPGERLLGGEPRRRAALTPLGTATAPGTPVVYSGEAPRDAEIGCLDPARLSAAVDGLRRTGAVSVEVSAHGVRAELPPGSTGVAVLAAPRIAGWSCDGRPADAHLGLVAVPLDGTRTTVSCSFRPPGLLAGAGAGVGALLGLLVTVAVARRRASGPGREAGSGAGGSVPAPPLRAGVLNRRTG; this comes from the coding sequence ATGTGGAATCTGTCCTCCGCGCGCGGCCGGGCCGCCGCCTTCGCAGCGCTGATCACGGTCGGGGCGGTGACGGCCGGCGACCTCGCCGCCCGCACCTTCCCGTTCGGCCCGCACACCCGCAGCGTGAACGACCTCGGCAACCAGTTCGTCCCGTTCCACGCCCGGCTGTGGGACCTGCTCCACGGGCGGGCGGACGGCGGCGTGCTGCTCGACTGGCAGTCCGGCTACGGGAGCAACGCGCTCACCGACCTCGGCACCTACCTCACGAGCCCGTTCTCGCTGCTGGTCGGCCTCTTCCCGCGGGACGAGATCGACCTGGCCGTGTACGTCGTCACACTGGTCAAGACCGCGGTGGCGGCCGCCGCCATGGCCTGGCTGCTCACCGCCCTCCACCGGGGCGGCGGACGCCGCTGGATGGCGGGCGTGCTCGGCGCCTCGTACGCCCTGTGCGGCTGGTCGGTCACCGAGGCGTCGTACAACCCGATGTGGCTCGACGGGCTGATCGCCTTCCCGCTGCTGTGCCTGGCCGCCGAGTGGGCGCGCACCGGCCGGCGTCCGCTGCTCGGCCCCGTGCTCGTCGCCCTCGCGTGGACCGCCAACTTCTACACCGCCTACATGGCCACCCTGGGCGCGGCACTCGTCCTGGCCACCCGGCTGCTGCTCGACGGCACCGGCGGCCGGGAGCGGATCGGGGCGCTGCTGCGCGCGACACGGACGGTGCTGCTCGGGGTCGGGCTCGCGGCACCGGTCCTCGTCCCGGTGTTCCTCGGCTCGACGCACGCGTACCCGGGCTGGACCAAGGAGTTCGCGCCCGCGCCCTGGACGGACGTGTTCGCCCGGACGCTGCCCGCCACGTACAGCTTCTTCAGCCCGGCCGTCTTCGTGGGCGGTGCGACGCTGCTCCTCGCGTTCGCCCTCGCCTTCCACCGGGCCGCGCCCCGGCGGGAGCGGATGGTGTGGACGGTGCTGACCGCCGCCGTCGCCCTCTCCCTCCAGTGGGGGCCCACCCATCTGCTGTGGCACGCCTTCGCCACCCCGAACGGCAGCCCCTACCGGCAGACCTTCGTCCTCGCGGGCCTCGCCGTGATCACCGCCTGGACCTGCGTCGCCCGCGGCTGGCCGGACCGCCGGGCGCTGGCCGGCGGCACCGCGGCGGTGCTCGCCCTCGCGCTCGGCGCCACCGGCAGCCAACTCGCCGGGCGCGACGCGTACCTGCTCTTCGCGGCGGGCCTCGCCGCCGTCGTCGCCGGACTGCTGCTCGCCGCACGCGGGCGGGCCCTGGTGGTGGCCGCCGTGCTGCTCACCGGCGCCGTGGCGGGCCAGGCGGCGGCCACCACCGCGTACGCCGACCGGGAACGGCCGCTGCGGCTGGACCACTATCCGCAGTGGGGTGCCGGGCACGACGCCCGCGCCGCCGCCGTCGCCGCCGCCGACGGCTGGCCCGCCCACCGCACCGACCCCGGCCGCACCCAGCTCACCGCCAACGACGCGCTGCTGCTCGGCGGGCAGGGCGGCGCGTACTACAGCAGCCACACCGCCGACGTGTGGACCCGCACCCTCTCGGCGCTCGGCGGCGGCTGGACGTCGCGCGGGCGCAGCCTCCAGTCCCTGGACAACCCCGTCACGGACGCCGTGTTCTCGGTCGGCGCCCGGCTGCGCACCGCGCCCGGCGGACAGCCGCTGACCGTCCGCCGGGAGGTGCCGCCGCTGGTGACCGTCCGGCCGGCGGGAGGTGAGCCCGTCTACGGGGACTCGCCGTTCCGCAACCAGGAACTGCTGCTGGGCGCCCGCGTCTACGAACCGGCGGTGGACGGGGTGTGCCGGGCCGGCACCGAGGTCTTCCTGTGGGCGCCCCAGTGGACCGGCACCGCGCGCCTCGGCGACAACCCCGGGGAGCGGCTGCTCGGCGGGGAGCCCCGGCGGCGGGCCGCGCTCACCCCGCTCGGCACGGCCACCGCGCCCGGGACGCCCGTCGTCTACAGCGGCGAGGCGCCCCGGGACGCCGAGATCGGCTGCCTGGACCCGGCCCGGCTCTCCGCCGCCGTGGACGGGCTCCGCCGGACGGGCGCGGTCTCCGTCGAGGTCTCCGCGCACGGGGTGAGGGCCGAACTGCCGCCGGGCAGCACGGGGGTGGCGGTGCTCGCGGCACCGCGGATCGCCGGATGGTCCTGCGACGGGCGCCCGGCGGACGCCCACCTCGGCCTGGTCGCCGTCCCCCTCGACGGCACCCGCACCACGGTGAGCTGCTCCTTCCGCCCTCCGGGGTTGCTCGCGGGGGCGGGAGCGGGGGTGGGGGCGCTGCTCGGGCTGCTCGTCACGGTGGCCGTCGCCCGGCGCCGCGCCTCCGGGCCTGGCCGTGAGGCCGGCTCGGGTGCGGGTGGGAGTGTGCCCGCACCCCCGCTGCGCGCGGGTGTCCTCAATCGCCGGACGGGCTGA
- a CDS encoding serine/threonine-protein kinase, with translation MNGRVVGGRYELSALIGQGGMGQVWTAYDGRLDRRVAVKLLRPDHMAAATAADEMRRRFVRECRVTAQVCHPGLVTVHDAGSDGDDLYLVMQYVEGADLADHLAEHEPYPWEWAVGIAAQLCSVLGAVHAVPIVHRDLKPRNVMVKPDGTVTVLDLGVASVIDTDTTRLTHTGSPIGSPAYMAPEQAMGGAVGPYTDLYALGVLLHELLSGTVPFAGSTALGVLHRHLHEPPLPVRQLRPEIPEPLEALVLHLLAKDPQHRPSGAQEVYQALAPLLPSPGGPTGPLDPTRPFVRPHAPWPDRVGQPPAPVVPPAVPAPRPDVAAAVDEVKRLLGEGSITRAVDVLGGILPAAAAEHGERSPVVRILRKQYAATLMDDGQYRRALPELRRLADDRTAEAGPADPQTLQFRHDAAQCLEQLGEPAAALAEYRAVLPYYESTDRDRAFQVRHRIGHLLLAVGDHTAAHGQFRSLLYDAELAYGPYHHLPGELRRALEHQRQFRT, from the coding sequence GTGAACGGACGCGTCGTCGGGGGCCGTTACGAGCTCTCCGCACTCATCGGACAGGGCGGCATGGGCCAGGTCTGGACGGCCTACGACGGCCGGCTCGACCGCCGGGTCGCCGTGAAGCTGCTGCGCCCCGACCACATGGCCGCCGCCACCGCCGCCGACGAGATGCGCCGCCGCTTCGTGCGCGAGTGCCGGGTGACGGCCCAGGTCTGCCACCCCGGCCTCGTCACCGTGCACGACGCGGGCAGCGACGGCGACGACCTCTACCTCGTCATGCAGTACGTCGAGGGCGCCGACCTCGCCGACCACCTCGCCGAGCACGAGCCCTACCCGTGGGAGTGGGCCGTCGGGATCGCCGCGCAGCTCTGTTCCGTGCTCGGGGCGGTGCACGCGGTGCCGATCGTCCACCGGGACCTCAAGCCGCGCAACGTCATGGTCAAGCCCGACGGGACGGTCACCGTCCTCGACCTCGGCGTCGCCTCCGTGATCGACACCGACACCACCCGCCTCACCCACACCGGCTCGCCCATCGGCAGCCCCGCCTACATGGCCCCCGAGCAGGCGATGGGCGGCGCGGTCGGCCCCTACACGGACCTGTACGCCCTCGGCGTGCTGCTCCACGAACTCCTCAGCGGCACCGTGCCGTTCGCCGGTTCCACCGCGCTCGGGGTGCTCCACCGGCACCTCCACGAGCCGCCGCTCCCGGTGCGGCAGCTCCGCCCCGAGATCCCGGAGCCCCTGGAGGCGCTCGTCCTCCACCTGCTCGCCAAGGACCCGCAGCACCGGCCCTCCGGCGCGCAGGAGGTCTACCAGGCGCTGGCCCCCCTGCTGCCGTCGCCCGGCGGCCCCACCGGCCCGCTGGACCCGACCCGGCCCTTCGTGCGCCCGCACGCGCCGTGGCCGGACCGTGTGGGCCAGCCCCCGGCACCCGTCGTGCCCCCGGCCGTCCCCGCGCCCCGCCCGGACGTCGCCGCCGCGGTCGACGAGGTGAAGCGGCTGCTCGGCGAGGGCAGCATCACCCGGGCCGTGGACGTCCTCGGCGGCATACTCCCGGCCGCCGCCGCCGAACACGGCGAGCGGTCGCCCGTCGTGCGGATCCTGCGCAAGCAGTACGCGGCCACGCTGATGGACGACGGCCAGTACCGCCGCGCCCTGCCGGAGCTGCGGCGCCTCGCCGACGACCGGACGGCGGAGGCCGGCCCGGCCGACCCGCAGACGCTGCAGTTCCGCCACGACGCGGCCCAGTGCCTGGAGCAGCTCGGCGAACCCGCCGCCGCGCTGGCCGAGTACCGGGCGGTCCTGCCGTACTACGAGAGCACCGACCGCGACCGCGCCTTCCAGGTACGGCACCGGATCGGCCACCTGCTGCTGGCGGTGGGCGACCACACGGCGGCCCACGGCCAGTTCCGCTCCCTGCTGTACGACGCGGAACTGGCCTACGGCCCGTACCACCACCTCCCGGGGGAGCTCCGTCGAGCGCTGGAACACCAGCGGCAGTTCCGCACGTGA
- a CDS encoding SurA N-terminal domain-containing protein, with the protein MHRRRRTALTLSAALVAAVPLLAACGSEAHPGAAAVVGGQRIEVSTVQAQVRDVRDAQQSSEQAAELIKGTGQLGRAKLYDLIVDRVVTKAAEDAGVSVSRKEIQAARAALAQQSGGDEQMAAMYLQQRGVAPDQLDDVVRRDVMVGKIAEAIGATNTPEGQQKMNEAFTAAAKALDIDVNPRYGAWDDAKLELGAYKAPWITQVTKDEEAAPEGA; encoded by the coding sequence TTGCACCGCCGTCGTCGCACCGCGCTCACCCTCTCCGCCGCACTCGTCGCCGCCGTGCCGCTGCTCGCCGCCTGCGGCAGCGAGGCCCACCCCGGGGCCGCCGCCGTGGTCGGCGGGCAGCGCATCGAGGTCTCCACCGTGCAGGCCCAGGTCAGGGACGTGCGCGACGCGCAGCAGTCGTCGGAGCAGGCCGCGGAGCTCATCAAGGGCACCGGCCAGCTCGGCCGCGCCAAGCTCTACGACCTGATCGTCGACCGGGTGGTGACCAAGGCGGCCGAGGACGCGGGCGTGAGCGTCAGCCGCAAGGAGATCCAGGCGGCCAGGGCCGCGCTCGCCCAGCAGTCGGGCGGCGACGAGCAGATGGCCGCCATGTACCTCCAGCAGCGCGGCGTCGCCCCCGACCAGCTCGACGACGTGGTCCGCCGCGACGTCATGGTCGGCAAGATCGCCGAGGCCATCGGCGCCACCAACACCCCCGAGGGCCAGCAGAAGATGAACGAGGCCTTCACCGCGGCGGCGAAGGCCCTCGACATCGACGTCAACCCGCGCTACGGCGCCTGGGACGACGCCAAGCTGGAGCTCGGCGCCTACAAGGCGCCCTGGATCACCCAGGTCACCAAGGACGAGGAAGCCGCCCCCGAGGGTGCCTGA
- a CDS encoding GtrA family protein gives MTLRGQIVRFASVGVVNTGTYYGLYLVLLRWLPYVAAHVVAFLVSMVGSFFLTSYFTYRTRPTWRKFLLFPLTNAANFAVTTGGVWLLVDVLGQNRTYAPLIAAAAAIPVTFVVSRTIMLGPDRRPPELTREPVA, from the coding sequence ATGACCCTACGGGGCCAGATCGTCAGATTCGCGTCGGTCGGGGTGGTGAACACCGGTACGTACTACGGCCTCTACCTGGTGCTGCTGCGGTGGCTGCCGTACGTGGCGGCGCATGTGGTCGCCTTCCTGGTGAGCATGGTCGGCTCGTTCTTCCTGACCTCGTACTTCACCTACCGGACGCGTCCCACCTGGCGAAAGTTCCTGCTGTTCCCGCTGACCAACGCGGCCAACTTCGCCGTCACCACCGGCGGGGTGTGGCTGCTGGTGGACGTGCTCGGGCAGAACCGCACGTACGCGCCGCTGATCGCCGCCGCGGCGGCGATCCCGGTCACCTTCGTGGTCTCCCGCACGATCATGCTCGGCCCCGACCGCCGCCCGCCGGAGCTCACGCGCGAGCCGGTGGCGTAG